In the genome of Acetobacter oryzifermentans, one region contains:
- the def gene encoding peptide deformylase, producing the protein MTHAANTDISFSAASDGAAPLHILTPPHPVLRQKARLVKPEDVADIRKILPNMFSAMYQAPGIGLAAPQVGLSQRFLLVDLGEKDARDPIVMINPEVIAETEDMAVREEGCLSLPNQYAEVVRPEKIRVRWNNINGDVVEREAEGLLATCIQHEIDHLEGVLFVDHLSALRRNMILRRLAKELKRK; encoded by the coding sequence ATGACACACGCAGCCAATACAGACATCTCTTTTTCTGCTGCATCGGATGGCGCAGCACCCCTTCATATCCTTACGCCGCCGCACCCTGTGCTGCGCCAAAAGGCGCGGCTGGTAAAGCCGGAAGACGTGGCAGACATTCGCAAGATTCTGCCCAACATGTTCTCGGCCATGTATCAGGCCCCCGGCATTGGGCTTGCCGCGCCGCAGGTGGGCCTGAGCCAGCGCTTTCTTCTGGTTGATCTGGGAGAAAAGGATGCGCGGGACCCGATTGTCATGATCAACCCCGAAGTGATTGCAGAAACCGAAGACATGGCCGTGCGGGAAGAAGGCTGCCTTTCCCTGCCCAACCAGTATGCAGAAGTTGTGCGCCCGGAAAAGATTCGCGTGCGCTGGAACAACATCAATGGCGATGTGGTGGAGCGCGAAGCCGAAGGCCTGCTGGCCACCTGCATCCAGCACGAAATAGACCATCTGGAAGGCGTGCTGTTTGTAGACCACCTTTCTGCCCTGCGCCGCAACATGATCCTGCGCCGTCTGGCCAAGGAACTAAAGCGTAAATAA
- the fmt gene encoding methionyl-tRNA formyltransferase has protein sequence MRLVFMGTPDFSVPALRALHAAGHEIVAVYCQPPRPAGRGKKLQASPVQQAAEELGLLVRHPLSLRKNEQEWADFAALQADATIVAAYGLILPQAMLDAPRLGCLNIHASLLPRWRGASPIQSAILAGDTQSGVTIMQMEAGLDTGPMLLREAVPITATTTATSLHDALSALGADMALRVLADMPAPTPQPEEGVTYAPRLTREDGRIDWAKTATEIDRQIRALTPWPGTFSTLPDGTVLKIGAATPLPDTKHSAQPGTVLDDALTIACGNGAVRLSRLQKPGRGMMDADAFLRGQPLAAGTLLGAKQPDAA, from the coding sequence ATGCGTCTTGTCTTTATGGGCACGCCGGATTTTTCTGTTCCGGCGCTGCGTGCGCTCCATGCCGCGGGGCATGAAATTGTTGCTGTGTACTGTCAGCCGCCGCGGCCCGCAGGGCGCGGCAAAAAACTTCAGGCTTCCCCCGTGCAGCAGGCGGCGGAAGAACTGGGGCTGCTGGTGCGCCACCCGCTCTCTCTGCGTAAAAATGAGCAAGAATGGGCAGATTTTGCAGCACTACAGGCCGATGCCACCATTGTGGCCGCCTATGGGCTTATTCTGCCCCAAGCCATGCTAGACGCCCCGCGCCTTGGCTGCCTGAACATTCATGCCAGCTTGCTGCCGCGCTGGCGCGGTGCCTCCCCCATCCAAAGCGCCATTCTGGCCGGAGATACCCAAAGCGGTGTCACCATCATGCAGATGGAAGCCGGGTTAGACACAGGCCCCATGTTGCTGCGTGAAGCCGTGCCCATTACCGCCACCACAACCGCCACCAGCCTGCATGATGCCCTGAGTGCTCTGGGCGCAGATATGGCGCTGCGTGTGCTGGCCGATATGCCCGCCCCAACCCCACAACCAGAAGAAGGCGTAACCTACGCCCCCCGCCTAACGCGTGAGGATGGGCGCATAGACTGGGCCAAAACCGCCACGGAAATAGACCGCCAAATTCGCGCACTTACACCGTGGCCCGGCACCTTCAGCACCCTGCCTGATGGCACTGTGCTGAAAATTGGCGCAGCCACCCCCCTGCCTGATACCAAGCACAGCGCCCAACCCGGCACAGTACTGGATGATGCCCTGACCATTGCCTGTGGCAACGGCGCCGTGCGGCTGAGCCGCCTGCAAAAACCGGGCCGCGGCATGATGGATGCTGATGCCTTCCTACGTGGCCAGCCTTTGGCCGCTGGCACGCTTTTAGGGGCCAAACAGCCAGACGCCGCATGA
- the truA gene encoding tRNA pseudouridine(38-40) synthase TruA → MMEEELAPVQRWAVKLEYDGTGLVGWQRQKSGLSVQSLLEAAAARLAGNRPVSSITAGRTDSGVHALAQVAHLDFPADVRFSRHSVREGLSYHLKPHNVVVLDAAQVDTDWSARFSATWRSYQYRILNRRSRPTLLAGNVWHVKSTLDVEKMQEAANILVGPHDFTSFRAVACQAHSPMRTLDQLDVSRHGDEVIVFAKARSFLHHQVRNMVGTLKLVGIGAWQPERVAEALEARNRCAAGPTAPPEGLYLNGVGYDPDPFD, encoded by the coding sequence ATGATGGAAGAAGAACTTGCTCCCGTTCAGCGCTGGGCCGTTAAACTGGAATATGATGGCACCGGCCTTGTGGGCTGGCAACGCCAGAAATCCGGCCTTTCCGTGCAAAGTTTGTTAGAAGCGGCGGCTGCACGGCTGGCCGGTAATCGGCCTGTAAGCAGCATTACCGCCGGGCGCACAGATTCCGGCGTGCATGCGCTGGCACAGGTGGCACATCTGGATTTTCCCGCAGATGTGCGTTTCTCTCGCCATTCTGTGCGGGAGGGGCTGAGCTACCACCTCAAACCGCATAACGTGGTGGTGCTGGATGCCGCGCAGGTGGATACTGACTGGAGCGCTCGTTTTTCTGCCACGTGGCGTTCATACCAGTATCGTATCCTCAACCGCAGATCGCGCCCTACCTTGCTGGCAGGAAATGTGTGGCACGTTAAAAGCACGCTGGATGTAGAAAAAATGCAGGAAGCAGCCAATATTCTGGTTGGCCCGCATGATTTCACTTCTTTCCGCGCCGTGGCCTGCCAGGCTCATAGCCCTATGCGTACGCTAGACCAGCTAGATGTTTCCCGCCACGGAGATGAGGTGATTGTTTTTGCCAAGGCCCGTTCCTTTTTGCACCATCAGGTGCGGAACATGGTGGGCACGCTTAAACTTGTGGGGATTGGCGCTTGGCAGCCAGAGCGTGTGGCAGAAGCTCTAGAGGCCCGCAACCGCTGCGCCGCAGGCCCTACCGCCCCGCCAGAGGGGCTTTACCTAAACGGCGTGGGGTATGATCCAGACCCGTTTGATTAA
- a CDS encoding Hsp20 family protein translates to MSGRLFGSPMFLGFDHLEQMLERASKGSGDGYPPYNIEQIAPNGLRITLAVAGFKMDDLQITQEDNQLVIRGRQMEDGEERVFLHRGIASRQFQKAFVLAEGIEIGGAWLDNGLLHIDLFRPQPEVRVKRIEIVQGGQKNGRAPAAGSGSVLKTRSSRMLRPVMDVDES, encoded by the coding sequence ATGTCTGGAAGACTGTTTGGCTCACCCATGTTTTTAGGGTTTGACCATCTGGAGCAGATGCTTGAACGCGCCAGCAAGGGATCGGGCGATGGATATCCGCCCTATAACATTGAGCAGATTGCCCCTAACGGCCTACGGATCACTTTGGCCGTAGCAGGCTTTAAAATGGATGACTTGCAGATTACGCAGGAAGATAATCAGCTTGTTATTCGTGGTCGTCAGATGGAAGACGGAGAAGAACGCGTTTTTCTGCACCGAGGTATTGCCTCTCGCCAGTTCCAAAAAGCATTTGTGCTGGCGGAAGGGATAGAAATTGGCGGGGCGTGGCTGGATAACGGTCTGTTGCATATAGACCTGTTTCGCCCCCAGCCGGAGGTGCGTGTGAAACGCATTGAAATTGTGCAGGGTGGGCAAAAAAATGGCCGCGCGCCTGCTGCTGGTAGCGGCAGCGTGCTTAAAACCCGCTCATCGCGCATGCTGCGCCCAGTGATGGACGTGGATGAAAGCTGA
- a CDS encoding MOSC domain-containing protein, giving the protein MTDLSVAGVHVYPVKGLRGLSPTQARLWPWGLEADRRWMITDPQGRFITQRTCRDMALISALPTPQGLELGKANMPPCVVRFPDTNAPMRSVTVWKDTVQARDAGKDAAVWLAEALAQPCRLVWMDTPQQARLRHLDQADVPVSFADGYPLLVANTASLADLNARLPLGQAVPMARFRPNIVVQGAAPWAEDGWLRIRVGAAILRILAPCSRCVVTTIDQTTAEVPYPKEPLATLASFHRTPKGIMFAQNAVVEQPGIIEVGAPVTILDSGPSNVLAQMAKA; this is encoded by the coding sequence ATGACAGATTTAAGCGTTGCTGGCGTGCATGTTTACCCTGTTAAGGGACTGCGCGGGCTTTCTCCCACCCAAGCCAGATTATGGCCTTGGGGGCTGGAAGCAGACCGGCGGTGGATGATTACAGATCCACAAGGCCGGTTTATAACCCAAAGAACCTGCCGGGATATGGCGCTGATATCTGCTTTGCCTACGCCACAAGGGCTGGAACTGGGCAAGGCCAATATGCCCCCGTGCGTTGTGCGCTTTCCAGATACCAACGCGCCCATGCGCTCTGTTACCGTATGGAAAGATACGGTGCAGGCACGGGATGCGGGGAAAGACGCAGCGGTTTGGCTGGCCGAGGCTTTAGCGCAACCGTGCAGGCTGGTGTGGATGGATACACCCCAGCAAGCGCGCCTGCGCCATTTGGATCAGGCAGATGTTCCGGTTTCCTTTGCAGATGGATACCCGCTGCTTGTGGCTAATACGGCATCTTTGGCGGATTTAAACGCGCGTTTGCCTTTGGGGCAGGCTGTGCCTATGGCGCGGTTTCGGCCTAATATTGTGGTGCAAGGGGCAGCACCGTGGGCCGAGGATGGCTGGCTGCGCATACGTGTTGGCGCAGCCATTTTACGTATTCTGGCTCCATGTTCGCGCTGTGTGGTGACAACGATTGATCAGACCACAGCAGAAGTGCCTTACCCCAAGGAGCCTCTGGCCACGTTGGCATCGTTCCACCGCACGCCCAAAGGGATAATGTTTGCGCAAAACGCAGTGGTAGAACAGCCCGGCATAATAGAGGTGGGTGCGCCTGTAACTATATTAGACTCCGGGCCATCCAACGTGTTGGCGCAAATGGCCAAAGCTTAA
- the hpf gene encoding ribosome hibernation-promoting factor, HPF/YfiA family, protein MHIQVSGKQIDLSDALKHRVNSHLGNLAERYFDKALQAQVTFSKARSFFTCDINVRTGSGLVLRGEGEAADANGAFDDAAEHIAKRLRRYNRRVTSHTRGAQRQATAQSGRTYVLQPLNEDPLPSEDSTEKPVLSTQPEGTDTETFAAIIAEQPTDIPLLSVGEAVMRLDLAGISFLLFRNAANEQVSLVYRRDDGNIGWIDTNPR, encoded by the coding sequence ATGCATATTCAGGTTTCAGGTAAACAGATTGATCTGTCCGATGCGCTTAAGCACCGGGTCAATTCCCACCTCGGCAACCTAGCGGAACGATATTTTGACAAAGCCCTGCAAGCACAGGTGACATTCAGCAAGGCGCGTTCGTTCTTTACCTGCGATATTAATGTGCGCACAGGCAGTGGCCTTGTATTGCGCGGTGAAGGCGAAGCCGCAGATGCTAATGGGGCATTTGATGATGCCGCTGAACATATTGCCAAACGCCTGCGCCGGTATAACCGCCGGGTTACATCCCACACACGCGGCGCCCAAAGGCAGGCAACAGCACAAAGCGGCCGCACCTATGTGCTGCAACCGCTTAATGAAGATCCGTTGCCATCTGAAGACAGCACAGAAAAACCCGTGCTTTCCACCCAGCCAGAAGGCACGGATACAGAAACTTTTGCCGCCATTATTGCCGAGCAGCCCACGGATATTCCCTTACTAAGCGTTGGCGAGGCCGTTATGCGGCTTGATCTGGCAGGTATTTCTTTCCTGCTGTTCCGTAACGCGGCCAACGAGCAGGTGAGCCTGGTTTACCGGCGGGATGATGGCAATATTGGGTGGATTGATACCAACCCACGCTAA